From the genome of Gemmatimonas phototrophica, one region includes:
- a CDS encoding penicillin-binding protein 1A — translation MALFSVLSRRPWLGWLLVLGVFGGAIGAGVLAGAWAVICRDGRCPSIASLEQYVPRQTSKVYAADGRFITELGLERRTLITLKDIPKHVRDAVIITEDKRFYSHDGIDYFRIFGALARNVRAGSYVQGFSTITMQLARNVFSDRISREKTLLRKIKEARVSRAIERRYSKDKILELYLNQVYLGNGAYGVETASQRYFGKSVREVTVAEAAVLAGLLKGPERYNPRRFADRAILRRNTVLELMRRGGAISNADASLAKAYPLQLAERTESGDVAPYFVEWVRQELEQHFGKRLYAEGLKVYTTLDVDMQTAAERALENQLQAIEAGRHGKYTHLTYEAYLARSAEGGETGAANSPYLQGSFVAIDPRSGAVRAMVGGRDFGDSKFNRATQALRQPGSTFKPIVYAAAVHEGFGPGQVVDDSPIALDQVSGETWTPQNYDLKFMGNMPMRKALYQSRNLAAIRTGLAVGSDAVITMARRFGITTPIPPYPSVFIGSADTYPLQMIGAYSVFANLGLRTTPHSISKVENADGKVVWKPELSREAVLSPEEAWLMVNMMKDVVIRGTGARIWSSGFRVPAGGKTGTTNDGADVWFIGYTADLVAGLWMGFDKPQKIKSNAQGGELATPAWSAFMTEVYRRKPQPPDWPRPDGVIVREIDAATGRLANASCTAELATEFFVQGYEPTKTCTDPSEPSPFTLDSARASVRRDTANPFRLPPD, via the coding sequence ATGGCTCTCTTTTCTGTGCTTTCGCGACGCCCCTGGCTGGGGTGGCTCCTGGTGCTCGGCGTTTTTGGCGGGGCCATTGGCGCGGGCGTGCTCGCCGGCGCCTGGGCCGTCATTTGCCGGGATGGGCGCTGTCCCTCCATTGCCTCCCTCGAGCAGTACGTCCCACGGCAAACGTCCAAGGTCTACGCCGCCGACGGTCGGTTCATCACCGAGCTCGGTCTCGAGCGCCGGACGCTCATCACGCTCAAGGATATCCCCAAGCACGTCCGCGACGCGGTGATCATCACCGAAGACAAACGCTTCTACAGCCACGACGGGATCGACTACTTCCGCATCTTTGGCGCCCTCGCGCGCAATGTGCGCGCCGGCAGCTACGTGCAGGGGTTCTCCACCATCACCATGCAGCTGGCCCGTAACGTGTTTTCCGACCGCATCTCGCGTGAGAAAACACTGTTGCGCAAGATCAAGGAAGCCCGCGTCTCCCGGGCGATTGAGCGTCGATACAGCAAGGACAAGATTCTTGAGCTGTATCTCAATCAGGTGTATCTGGGGAACGGCGCCTACGGCGTGGAGACTGCGTCGCAGCGCTATTTCGGCAAGAGTGTGCGCGAGGTCACCGTGGCCGAAGCCGCCGTCCTGGCCGGGCTGCTGAAGGGGCCGGAACGGTACAACCCTCGCCGGTTTGCCGACCGGGCCATTTTGCGTCGCAACACGGTGCTGGAGCTCATGCGCCGCGGCGGAGCCATTTCCAACGCCGACGCCTCACTGGCCAAGGCCTATCCGCTGCAGCTGGCCGAACGCACCGAGTCGGGCGACGTGGCCCCGTATTTCGTGGAATGGGTACGTCAGGAGCTGGAGCAGCACTTTGGCAAGCGGTTGTACGCCGAAGGGTTGAAGGTGTACACCACCCTCGACGTGGACATGCAGACCGCGGCCGAACGGGCACTCGAGAATCAGCTGCAGGCCATTGAAGCCGGACGCCATGGCAAATACACGCACCTGACCTACGAAGCGTACCTGGCCCGAAGCGCCGAGGGCGGAGAGACCGGCGCGGCCAACTCGCCATATCTGCAAGGCTCGTTTGTCGCCATTGATCCGCGTTCCGGTGCGGTGCGCGCCATGGTGGGTGGTCGTGATTTTGGTGACAGCAAGTTCAACCGGGCCACACAGGCACTGCGTCAGCCAGGGTCGACGTTCAAGCCCATCGTGTACGCGGCCGCCGTGCACGAAGGCTTCGGCCCGGGGCAGGTGGTAGACGATTCGCCCATTGCGCTTGATCAGGTGAGCGGCGAAACGTGGACGCCCCAGAACTACGACCTGAAGTTCATGGGCAACATGCCCATGCGAAAGGCGCTGTATCAGTCACGCAATCTGGCCGCCATTCGCACCGGACTCGCGGTGGGCAGCGATGCGGTCATCACCATGGCACGTCGCTTTGGCATTACCACGCCCATCCCGCCGTATCCGTCGGTCTTCATTGGCTCCGCCGACACGTACCCCCTGCAAATGATCGGGGCGTACAGCGTTTTTGCCAATCTTGGCCTGCGCACCACGCCGCACAGCATCAGCAAGGTGGAGAACGCCGACGGCAAGGTGGTGTGGAAGCCGGAGCTGTCGCGCGAAGCGGTCCTGTCGCCCGAAGAAGCATGGCTCATGGTGAACATGATGAAGGATGTCGTGATTCGTGGCACGGGTGCGCGCATCTGGAGCTCCGGGTTCCGGGTCCCGGCCGGCGGCAAGACCGGCACCACCAACGATGGTGCCGACGTGTGGTTCATTGGCTATACGGCCGATCTCGTGGCTGGACTCTGGATGGGGTTCGACAAGCCGCAGAAAATCAAAAGCAATGCCCAGGGTGGTGAATTGGCGACCCCGGCGTGGTCGGCGTTCATGACCGAGGTCTACCGCCGCAAGCCGCAGCCGCCTGATTGGCCACGTCCCGATGGCGTCATCGTGCGCGAAATCGATGCCGCCACTGGGCGCCTGGCCAACGCCAGCTGCACCGCCGAACTGGCGACGGAGTTCTTTGTGCAGGGCTACGAACCCACCAAGACGTGCACCGACCCATCAGAACCGTCGCCGTTTACGCTGGACAGTGCGCGGGCCTCGGTGCGGCGTGATACCGCCAATCCGTTCCGACTGCCGCCGGACTGA
- a CDS encoding sigma-54-dependent transcriptional regulator, which yields MPSVLIVDDEPNIRRMVGALLSAEGYDVRDAADGSTGLALAEALEPDIALIDLMMPGELDGLGLLEKLRERRPDVPVVMMSGRAALTDAVRATKLGAFTFLEKPLTPEGVLLALASAFELRQARRTAAALREDLGISGEMIGDSPVMRDVRAMIARIGPTDARVLITGESGTGKELVSAALHESSPRRDKPFVRVNCAAIPRDLVESEMFGHERGAFTGATERRIGRFELAHTGTLFLDEVGDLGAEAQAKLLRAIEAREIERVGGGKPIKVDVRILAATNKDLAKAVADGSFREDLFFRLNVIPMQLPPLRDRPGDLPALVRHFSARHRTRTGRPQVTWHPDALAALSAYRWPGNVRELANVVERLAILHAGSEVSRADVVQVIPEAAHGPGQRTPSNGVSVTDAGDLLPLSDALDAYERRLIAAALAHSDGNVAEAARRLQTDRPNLYRRMRRLGLASATE from the coding sequence ATGCCCAGCGTCCTCATCGTTGACGACGAACCGAACATCCGACGCATGGTCGGGGCGCTGCTCAGCGCCGAGGGCTATGATGTGCGCGATGCCGCCGACGGCAGCACGGGTCTCGCCCTCGCGGAAGCGCTGGAACCGGACATCGCGCTCATCGATCTCATGATGCCGGGTGAGCTTGATGGGCTGGGGCTCCTGGAAAAGCTGCGCGAGCGCCGCCCCGATGTACCGGTGGTCATGATGAGCGGGCGCGCCGCTCTCACGGACGCGGTGCGCGCCACGAAGCTGGGGGCCTTCACCTTCCTCGAGAAGCCGCTCACACCGGAAGGCGTGCTGCTCGCCCTCGCGTCGGCGTTTGAGCTGCGCCAGGCGCGTCGCACGGCCGCTGCGCTGCGCGAAGACCTGGGTATTTCGGGCGAGATGATTGGGGATTCCCCCGTCATGCGCGACGTGCGCGCCATGATCGCGCGCATTGGCCCAACCGACGCGCGAGTACTCATTACCGGCGAGTCGGGGACCGGCAAGGAACTGGTGTCGGCCGCGCTGCACGAATCCAGCCCGCGACGTGACAAGCCGTTTGTGCGCGTGAACTGTGCGGCCATTCCGCGTGATCTGGTGGAGAGCGAGATGTTCGGTCACGAACGCGGCGCCTTTACCGGCGCTACGGAACGCCGTATAGGTCGTTTTGAATTGGCACACACCGGGACGCTCTTTCTGGACGAGGTGGGCGACCTGGGGGCGGAGGCGCAAGCCAAGTTGCTGCGCGCCATTGAAGCCCGCGAAATTGAGCGGGTGGGTGGCGGCAAGCCCATCAAAGTGGATGTGCGCATTCTGGCGGCCACCAACAAGGATCTCGCCAAGGCCGTGGCCGACGGTTCTTTCCGGGAAGATCTCTTCTTCCGGTTGAACGTCATCCCCATGCAACTGCCGCCGCTGCGCGACAGGCCGGGGGATCTGCCGGCGCTGGTGCGCCACTTTTCGGCCCGCCACCGCACCCGCACGGGGCGTCCGCAGGTCACATGGCACCCCGACGCGTTGGCTGCACTCAGTGCGTACCGTTGGCCGGGCAATGTGCGTGAACTGGCCAATGTGGTGGAGCGGCTGGCCATTCTGCATGCTGGCAGCGAGGTCTCGCGCGCCGACGTGGTGCAGGTCATTCCGGAGGCCGCGCACGGTCCGGGGCAGCGGACCCCGTCCAACGGTGTGTCCGTCACGGATGCGGGCGACCTGCTGCCACTGAGCGACGCGCTCGACGCCTACGAGCGCCGACTCATTGCGGCCGCGTTGGCGCACAGCGACGGGAACGTGGCCGAAGCGGCGCGGCGGCTGCAGACCGATCGCCCCAACCTGTATCGCCGTATGCGGCGTTTGGGATTGGCCTCGGCCACCGAATAG
- a CDS encoding sensor histidine kinase produces MRKLTATKPDEDFSATGARPTSSTAARESSRAPFRTRLFAMLLLFAVVPTVAVTLVWAGAASRTLSLFSARSAWERIAVSGDEAFRVVETAPLTPAQRAALERHQAELRESVQLARRFDFVTERSMRLVLVGAVLVVVLIALGASRVAGHLSRQLSRPLDELVGWTGLIRSGRAIPPHTDRRGAPEFEVLRTGMRTMATELESGRKRALEAERAEAFRESARRFAHELKNPLTPIRFAVDRLRRGVPDDLRDTVDVLAEEATRLEVMAKSFAQFGRLPDGPAAEVDLAELVSRVAETIVPDWLTLDLQIAPGLPLVTAYFEPLVRAVTNVLLNAVDATAAGGTVAITVAAENSSSPADTNWVVIAVRDSGCGIAPDTLARIFDPYVTTKPGGTGLGLAIALQTVQAHQGTIQAESTLGQGTTMTMRLPVTAS; encoded by the coding sequence ATGCGGAAGTTGACCGCCACGAAACCGGACGAGGATTTCTCTGCCACCGGGGCCCGTCCCACCTCTTCGACCGCGGCCCGGGAGTCATCCCGGGCGCCGTTCCGCACACGGCTCTTCGCCATGCTGCTGCTCTTTGCCGTGGTCCCCACGGTGGCGGTCACGCTGGTCTGGGCCGGTGCCGCCTCCCGTACCCTCTCGCTCTTCTCGGCCCGTTCCGCCTGGGAACGCATTGCCGTCAGCGGCGACGAGGCGTTCCGCGTGGTTGAAACAGCCCCGCTCACCCCCGCCCAGCGCGCCGCGCTGGAACGCCATCAGGCGGAGCTCCGCGAGTCGGTCCAGCTGGCGCGCCGTTTTGATTTTGTCACCGAACGCTCCATGCGGTTGGTGTTGGTCGGCGCCGTCCTGGTGGTCGTGCTGATTGCACTGGGCGCGTCGCGGGTGGCCGGTCATCTCAGCCGACAGCTCAGTCGGCCACTCGACGAACTGGTTGGCTGGACGGGGCTCATTCGCAGCGGCCGCGCCATACCACCCCACACCGACCGCCGCGGTGCGCCGGAATTCGAAGTGCTCCGCACCGGGATGCGGACCATGGCCACGGAGCTGGAGTCGGGACGCAAACGGGCGCTTGAGGCCGAGCGCGCCGAAGCGTTCCGCGAATCGGCGCGGCGGTTTGCTCACGAGCTCAAGAATCCCCTCACCCCCATTCGATTTGCGGTGGACCGGCTGCGTCGCGGGGTCCCCGACGACCTCCGCGATACCGTGGATGTGCTGGCCGAAGAGGCCACCCGCCTCGAGGTCATGGCCAAGAGCTTCGCGCAGTTTGGCCGCCTCCCCGACGGCCCGGCGGCCGAGGTGGACCTGGCCGAACTGGTGAGCCGGGTGGCGGAGACCATCGTTCCCGACTGGCTGACGCTCGACCTGCAGATTGCGCCGGGGCTCCCGTTGGTGACGGCCTATTTCGAACCGTTGGTCCGGGCGGTGACCAACGTGCTGCTCAACGCTGTTGACGCCACCGCGGCCGGCGGAACGGTCGCCATTACGGTGGCGGCGGAAAATTCCTCGTCCCCGGCTGACACCAATTGGGTGGTCATTGCCGTAAGGGACAGCGGGTGTGGTATCGCCCCGGACACGCTGGCCCGCATTTTTGATCCCTACGTGACAACGAAGCCTGGCGGCACCGGGCTCGGACTCGCGATTGCCCTGCAAACCGTGCAGGCGCATCAGGGGACCATCCAGGCGGAGAGCACTCTCGGGCAAGGGACCACGATGACGATGCGACTGCCGGTGACGGCGTCATGA
- a CDS encoding HNH endonuclease → MIAGCLALNASYEPLTMVPLRRALRLVIDGKAEIVEADSHAVVRSERQAFPRPAVIRLTRYVHVPRRFRRQVTNTFLFARDDYQCQYCGRKANELKPRESLTRDHLIPMSRGGTNEWSNVVTACSSCNTKKANRMPNEIGMQPLHTPVEPHFVHLSWAVRRLTPIQAQYIRTFYGEDTLRELEKIEGASLAV, encoded by the coding sequence GTGATTGCCGGATGTCTCGCACTGAACGCGTCGTACGAACCACTCACCATGGTGCCGCTTCGGCGTGCGCTGCGACTTGTGATCGACGGCAAGGCCGAGATCGTGGAAGCCGACAGCCACGCCGTGGTGCGCTCCGAGCGCCAGGCGTTTCCACGGCCGGCAGTGATTCGCCTGACCCGCTACGTCCACGTGCCGCGGCGTTTCCGCCGGCAGGTGACCAATACCTTCCTGTTTGCGCGCGACGACTATCAGTGCCAGTACTGCGGTCGGAAAGCCAACGAGCTCAAGCCGCGGGAGTCGCTCACGCGTGACCACCTCATTCCCATGTCGCGCGGCGGCACGAATGAATGGTCCAACGTGGTCACGGCCTGCAGCAGCTGCAACACCAAGAAGGCCAACCGAATGCCGAACGAAATCGGCATGCAGCCGCTGCACACGCCGGTGGAGCCGCACTTCGTGCATCTCTCCTGGGCCGTGCGACGTCTGACGCCCATTCAGGCCCAGTACATCCGGACCTTCTACGGCGAGGATACGCTGCGCGAACTCGAGAAGATCGAGGGGGCTTCGCTGGCGGTGTAG
- a CDS encoding amidohydrolase family protein — MSPAHTLYTADWVLPMVTPPLPQGAVLVRDGQIAWVGPAAHATAHMPADTPVHALGTVALMPGLVNAHSHLELTGLRGFLEGLDFREWLRTLTIVRRDLLSEDDLLDASRLGIAEALRHGITTLADCTDSALPLAAMRELGVRGIGYVEVFGPDPLQCDESMARLRQRVAVLRAADTSLVRTGVSPHAPYTVSATLFAATAAFARAEELPMAVHVGESAAESAFVVEGTGPFAVRLRERGIAVAPQALSPIALLEDTGVLAARPLLVHVIRADDRDFARIADHGATIVHCPISNAKLGHGIAPLDRMLAHGIATGLGSDSVASNDRMHLLDEARQATLFHAVRSGSPDSLSAHDALGLATHGGARALGLGDTIGTIEPGKAADLAAFALDGTDIQPVHDPAVALVHALAGRATALLVMVAGRVLVRDGQLQAASADWEARQRVTAARLGEWRQRRSQ; from the coding sequence GTGAGCCCCGCGCACACGCTCTACACCGCCGACTGGGTGTTGCCCATGGTCACGCCCCCTCTTCCACAGGGGGCGGTGCTGGTGCGCGACGGACAGATTGCGTGGGTGGGACCGGCGGCCCATGCCACCGCACACATGCCCGCCGACACGCCCGTGCACGCGCTGGGCACCGTGGCGCTCATGCCCGGGCTGGTCAATGCGCACTCGCATCTGGAACTCACCGGACTGCGAGGCTTTCTCGAAGGGCTCGACTTCCGCGAGTGGTTGCGCACGCTCACCATTGTGCGGCGTGATCTGCTCTCTGAAGACGATCTGCTGGATGCCTCGCGCCTCGGCATCGCGGAAGCGCTGCGGCACGGCATCACCACGCTGGCCGACTGTACCGACTCGGCGTTGCCACTGGCCGCCATGCGAGAGCTGGGCGTGCGTGGCATTGGCTACGTGGAAGTCTTTGGCCCGGATCCGCTGCAATGCGACGAGTCGATGGCGCGCTTGCGGCAACGGGTCGCGGTGTTGCGGGCGGCCGATACGTCGCTCGTGCGCACCGGAGTCTCACCCCACGCACCGTACACGGTGTCGGCGACGCTCTTTGCGGCCACGGCCGCGTTTGCCCGCGCCGAAGAGCTGCCCATGGCGGTCCATGTCGGTGAGAGTGCGGCGGAAAGCGCTTTTGTCGTGGAAGGCACCGGCCCCTTCGCGGTACGACTGCGGGAGCGGGGCATTGCGGTCGCGCCGCAAGCGTTGTCGCCCATTGCCTTGCTCGAGGACACCGGCGTGCTGGCGGCGCGGCCACTGCTCGTTCACGTCATTCGTGCCGATGACCGTGACTTTGCACGCATCGCTGATCACGGCGCCACGATTGTGCACTGCCCCATCTCCAACGCCAAGCTTGGGCACGGCATCGCACCGCTCGACCGGATGCTGGCGCACGGGATTGCCACCGGCCTTGGCTCCGATTCGGTGGCGAGCAACGACCGCATGCATCTGCTGGACGAAGCGCGACAGGCTACGCTGTTCCATGCGGTCCGATCGGGCAGTCCTGACTCCTTGTCCGCCCACGACGCGCTCGGGCTTGCTACCCATGGTGGAGCGCGGGCGCTGGGGCTCGGTGACACAATTGGTACGATCGAGCCAGGCAAAGCGGCGGACCTCGCGGCGTTTGCCTTGGACGGCACCGATATTCAGCCGGTTCATGACCCGGCGGTGGCACTGGTGCACGCGTTGGCCGGGCGCGCGACGGCCCTTCTGGTCATGGTCGCGGGGCGTGTCTTGGTGCGGGACGGTCAGCTGCAGGCCGCCAGCGCTGACTGGGAAGCGCGACAACGTGTGACGGCGGCGCGGCTGGGGGAGTGGCGGCAGCGCCGTTCGCAGTGA
- the tyrS gene encoding tyrosine--tRNA ligase encodes MSERTLSASPLAELAWRELLSQHTEGLPAAFADGQVSAYVGFDPTADSLHVGNLIPIMGLVHLQRAGHRPIALVGGGTGMIGDPSGRSNERNLQDLETIGANAEAIRKQLAKFLDFEGPSAAKLVNNADWLCSISLIDFLRDTGKHFSVNYMMAKDSVKSRLETGISFTEFTYMLMQAYDFLELHQREGVTLQMGGSDQWGNITAGLELIRKSKGAEAHGLTFPLITNADGTKFGKSTGGGSVWLDPARTSPYKFYQFWMGADDRDVSRYLRFYTLLSLEDITALDEQVRSAPEKRAAQRALAADVTARVHSAEAARVAQEVSALLFEKADPQGLSTAALGALREEIPFAVYEAPAEGTSADVDVLHGLVLLGIAASRGAAKRLLEQGGISVNGTKVTSAMVSNDQLLPGRHLLIKKGQREFGLIQVP; translated from the coding sequence ATGTCCGAGCGCACACTTTCCGCCTCCCCCCTCGCAGAACTCGCCTGGCGCGAGCTGCTCAGCCAGCACACCGAGGGCCTCCCGGCCGCGTTTGCCGACGGCCAGGTCTCCGCGTACGTGGGGTTCGACCCCACGGCGGACAGCCTGCACGTCGGGAACCTCATACCCATCATGGGACTGGTCCATCTGCAGCGCGCCGGTCATCGGCCCATTGCGCTGGTGGGTGGCGGCACCGGCATGATTGGCGATCCCAGTGGGCGCAGCAACGAGCGGAATTTGCAGGACCTCGAGACGATCGGTGCCAACGCCGAGGCCATTCGGAAGCAGCTGGCCAAGTTCCTTGACTTCGAGGGCCCCAGCGCCGCGAAGCTGGTCAACAACGCCGACTGGCTCTGCAGCATCTCGCTCATCGATTTCCTGCGCGATACCGGGAAGCACTTCTCGGTGAACTACATGATGGCGAAGGACTCGGTGAAGAGCCGTCTGGAGACGGGCATTTCGTTCACGGAGTTCACCTACATGCTCATGCAGGCCTACGACTTCCTCGAGCTGCACCAACGCGAAGGGGTCACCCTGCAGATGGGTGGGAGCGACCAGTGGGGCAACATCACCGCCGGACTGGAACTCATTCGCAAGTCGAAGGGCGCTGAGGCTCACGGGCTGACCTTCCCGCTCATCACCAACGCCGACGGCACCAAGTTTGGCAAGAGCACCGGCGGCGGTTCGGTGTGGCTCGACCCGGCCCGCACATCGCCGTACAAGTTTTATCAGTTCTGGATGGGCGCCGACGACCGCGACGTGTCCCGCTACCTGCGCTTCTACACGCTGCTGTCACTCGAGGACATCACGGCCCTCGACGAGCAGGTGCGCAGCGCCCCGGAAAAGCGGGCGGCGCAGCGCGCGTTGGCCGCCGACGTCACCGCGCGTGTGCACAGTGCCGAAGCGGCACGCGTGGCGCAGGAAGTATCGGCGCTGCTCTTTGAGAAGGCCGATCCGCAGGGGCTCTCGACGGCGGCCCTGGGGGCGTTACGCGAGGAGATTCCGTTTGCCGTGTACGAGGCGCCAGCGGAGGGCACGTCGGCCGACGTGGATGTGCTGCACGGTTTGGTGTTGCTGGGTATCGCCGCGTCACGTGGCGCGGCCAAACGGCTGCTGGAGCAGGGCGGAATCAGCGTGAACGGCACCAAGGTGACGTCGGCCATGGTGTCGAATGACCAGCTGTTGCCCGGTCGTCACCTGCTGATCAAGAAAGGCCAGCGCGAGTTTGGCCTCATTCAGGTGCCGTAA
- a CDS encoding GNAT family N-acetyltransferase, with product MALAERTVSEALRLFVRHPQGGAAPPAAAHETMPAIRGDELIALVDERTLTAEPPPMAMLVYAPAPMLMDTLRFDVSQEEWRPFARAHDEAAGAVLRVGAMRGGVLVALASAERPQGRLSRLRVLVSPTFRHIGLGHLVLHRAARALLYDGLLPYARLATTDFGARALARAVGFVNITRSLGLGGMTLAT from the coding sequence ATGGCCCTTGCGGAGCGCACCGTGTCGGAAGCGCTGCGGCTCTTTGTGCGCCATCCGCAGGGGGGCGCCGCCCCGCCGGCCGCCGCTCATGAGACGATGCCGGCCATTCGGGGCGACGAGCTGATTGCACTGGTGGATGAGCGGACACTGACCGCAGAACCACCGCCCATGGCGATGCTCGTGTATGCGCCAGCGCCCATGCTGATGGATACCCTGCGCTTTGATGTGAGCCAGGAAGAATGGCGTCCATTTGCCCGCGCCCACGACGAGGCGGCGGGCGCCGTGCTGCGGGTCGGCGCGATGCGCGGCGGCGTGCTGGTGGCCCTCGCCTCCGCGGAACGTCCGCAGGGGCGACTCTCGCGGCTGCGGGTCCTCGTGTCACCCACGTTCCGTCATATCGGGCTGGGTCATCTGGTGCTGCATCGCGCGGCGCGCGCCCTGCTGTACGACGGCCTGCTCCCCTACGCCCGCCTGGCCACCACCGACTTCGGGGCCCGTGCACTCGCCCGGGCCGTGGGATTTGTAAATATCACCCGCAGCCTCGGGCTGGGTGGCATGACGTTGGCCACCTGA
- a CDS encoding class I adenylate-forming enzyme family protein, with the protein MAASWSLAPLIAQRAQEHPDRPLATTGERTWTYQQVDADASSLAAAFSELGLGAGDRIAVNLPNGVEWIITTLAAAKLGAVLVPVSPFLGVHDLRYQLRHAEASAVVTIERWNGVDFLQRFEELLGDLPDLQYVVTVGDEDLWYDDRIFQFEDLVSSGAAKTVPLFDDSDDTRDLAVVYTSGTMGKPKGVQLSHRALVENAVRTAQALELSPEDRVLAAVPFCAVFGLSAMLGAMASGATLVTQPTFEPAGALALIASAQVTVLHGVPTQYHLLMREEGFDPSRLRSLRTGLMAGSSVGEALVRKVRRWCDVLVAYGLTETGAVVTITRFSDSEATRRDSVGTPMPGIDVMAMDVLSGELHGPEAVGEIAVRGSNLMRGYLRMPAETAKVHTPDGFFLTGDLGIIDEDGTVRILGRRQETISRGGTQLYPRELEDRLRAHPAVDDVCVIGVPHDVMGELVCACIVAVEGAVITGDEIKRFARDMMAADKVPDLVRFFDTFPMTGSGKVRRRELARSIALSANTMSASALHANALDHPVPYPG; encoded by the coding sequence ATGGCAGCCTCGTGGTCCCTCGCCCCTCTAATTGCCCAGCGTGCGCAGGAGCATCCTGATCGCCCGCTGGCCACAACTGGGGAACGGACATGGACATACCAGCAGGTGGACGCCGACGCGTCCTCCCTGGCGGCAGCCTTCTCTGAACTGGGACTTGGCGCAGGCGACCGCATTGCGGTGAACCTGCCCAACGGTGTGGAGTGGATCATCACCACGTTGGCGGCGGCCAAACTGGGAGCGGTGCTCGTGCCGGTCAGTCCGTTTCTGGGCGTGCACGATCTGCGTTACCAGTTGCGACATGCCGAGGCGAGTGCGGTCGTCACCATCGAGCGATGGAACGGCGTGGACTTTCTGCAGCGGTTCGAAGAACTGCTGGGCGATCTGCCCGACCTGCAGTATGTCGTCACGGTGGGCGACGAAGACCTCTGGTACGACGACCGGATTTTTCAGTTTGAAGATCTGGTGTCGAGCGGGGCGGCCAAAACGGTGCCCTTGTTCGATGACAGCGACGACACGCGGGATCTGGCGGTCGTCTACACGTCAGGCACGATGGGCAAACCGAAAGGGGTGCAGCTCTCGCACCGGGCCCTCGTGGAGAACGCCGTCCGCACCGCGCAGGCCCTCGAGTTGTCTCCCGAGGATCGCGTGCTGGCGGCGGTGCCGTTTTGTGCCGTGTTCGGCCTGAGCGCCATGCTCGGAGCCATGGCCAGCGGGGCCACGCTGGTCACGCAGCCGACGTTTGAACCGGCGGGGGCGTTGGCGCTCATTGCCAGTGCCCAGGTCACCGTGTTGCACGGAGTCCCCACGCAGTACCACCTCCTCATGCGTGAGGAAGGGTTCGACCCGTCGCGTCTCCGCTCGCTGCGCACTGGCCTGATGGCCGGCAGTTCGGTGGGCGAAGCGCTCGTGCGCAAGGTGCGTCGCTGGTGCGACGTGCTGGTGGCGTACGGCCTCACGGAAACGGGTGCCGTCGTCACGATTACCCGCTTCAGCGATAGCGAAGCAACCCGGCGCGATTCCGTGGGCACACCAATGCCTGGCATTGATGTGATGGCCATGGACGTCCTGTCGGGCGAGTTGCACGGACCCGAAGCGGTCGGCGAAATCGCCGTGCGCGGGTCCAACCTCATGCGGGGCTATCTCCGCATGCCGGCGGAGACTGCCAAGGTCCATACGCCGGACGGGTTTTTTCTCACCGGTGATCTCGGGATCATCGATGAGGACGGAACCGTGAGGATCCTCGGACGTCGCCAGGAAACGATCTCCCGTGGAGGCACGCAGCTGTATCCGCGTGAACTCGAAGATCGCCTGCGCGCACATCCCGCGGTGGACGATGTCTGCGTGATCGGGGTTCCCCATGATGTCATGGGCGAACTGGTCTGCGCGTGCATCGTGGCAGTGGAAGGGGCCGTTATCACCGGTGACGAAATCAAACGATTCGCCCGGGACATGATGGCGGCCGACAAGGTTCCCGACCTCGTCCGCTTCTTCGATACGTTCCCCATGACGGGGAGCGGCAAGGTGCGACGGCGAGAGCTCGCGCGGTCTATCGCGCTGAGTGCGAACACCATGAGCGCATCGGCGCTCCACGCGAACGCGCTCGATCACCCAGTTCCGTACCCAGGTTAG